A stretch of Candidatus Omnitrophota bacterium DNA encodes these proteins:
- a CDS encoding cold-shock protein has translation MAKGKVKWFSNQKGYGFITSEDGKDVFVHHSAIKGEGYKTLEEGQEVEFDVTQGPKGEQATNVSKL, from the coding sequence ATGGCAAAAGGCAAAGTGAAATGGTTCAGTAACCAAAAGGGTTATGGCTTTATCACGAGCGAAGATGGCAAGGATGTGTTCGTGCATCACAGCGCTATAAAAGGAGAAGGCTATAAAACCTTAGAGGAAGGCCAGGAAGTCGAGTTTGATGTCACCCAGGGCCCTAAAGGCGAGCAAGCGACTAACGTAAGCAAACTATAG